One part of the Methylobacterium mesophilicum SR1.6/6 genome encodes these proteins:
- a CDS encoding capsule polysaccharide transporter, with translation MNMEIRQTGGKPLKVSDRQRAITDALQQFTRLTSVMDRKKGVRSYQSHVKDDPWMPILFVICFVLPVALGALYYGLIVSDRYVTETQFAIRPAVGSAEKAAPDEVGTNAGTVSSTIAQDSLITLEYVHSRPLLEAIEAELPVRDWFSRDSIDYFSRLNPDKPIEKRLRYWRHRVAVDVDSTSGIMWLSVEAFDPGESLAITQAILKAADAMVNGLSARAREDAVAESARELTRAEERVRTISAALTDLRNRAGVLDAVKSNEANLATIAQLRNTRVNLAVQLAVGQRDLGPAARNIIDIKQQIADLDANIARLQRESAGAAPEQKRQLSSALTQFEALETERKSAEKYYESVRKANEHARIIAARQVEYLSPVVVPVKAESSTEPRRALMISLITAGSAVLFAAALFARKLMVS, from the coding sequence ATGAACATGGAGATCCGGCAAACCGGGGGTAAGCCGCTCAAGGTCTCGGACCGGCAGCGGGCGATCACCGACGCGCTGCAGCAGTTCACGCGCCTGACGAGCGTGATGGACCGGAAGAAAGGTGTCCGGTCCTATCAGAGCCACGTCAAGGACGACCCGTGGATGCCGATCCTGTTCGTGATCTGCTTCGTGCTGCCGGTCGCGCTCGGCGCCCTGTATTACGGCCTCATCGTCTCCGATCGATACGTCACCGAGACCCAGTTCGCGATCCGGCCGGCGGTCGGCTCGGCCGAGAAGGCCGCGCCGGACGAAGTGGGGACCAATGCCGGCACCGTGAGCTCGACGATCGCCCAGGACAGCCTGATCACGCTGGAATATGTCCACAGCCGGCCGTTGCTGGAGGCGATCGAGGCTGAGCTGCCCGTCCGTGACTGGTTCAGCCGCGACAGCATCGACTACTTCTCCCGCCTCAACCCCGATAAGCCCATCGAGAAGCGCCTGCGCTACTGGCGCCACCGGGTGGCTGTCGATGTCGATTCGACCTCAGGAATCATGTGGCTCTCGGTCGAGGCGTTCGATCCGGGCGAGTCGCTGGCCATCACCCAGGCCATCCTGAAGGCCGCCGACGCGATGGTGAATGGCCTCAGTGCCCGGGCGCGTGAGGATGCCGTCGCCGAGAGCGCGCGCGAGCTGACGCGCGCCGAGGAGCGCGTTCGCACGATCAGCGCGGCCCTGACCGATCTGCGCAACCGGGCGGGCGTACTCGACGCCGTGAAATCCAATGAGGCCAATCTCGCCACGATCGCGCAGCTGCGCAACACGCGGGTGAACCTCGCGGTCCAGCTCGCGGTCGGGCAGCGCGATCTCGGCCCGGCCGCCCGCAATATCATCGACATCAAGCAGCAGATCGCCGATCTCGATGCCAATATCGCGCGCCTCCAGCGGGAAAGCGCCGGCGCCGCGCCGGAGCAGAAGCGCCAGCTCTCGAGCGCGCTCACGCAGTTCGAGGCCCTCGAGACCGAGCGGAAGAGCGCGGAAAAATATTACGAGTCGGTGCGCAAGGCCAACGAGCACGCGCGCATCATCGCGGCGCGTCAGGTCGAGTATCTCAGCCCGGTCGTCGTGCCTGTGAAGGCGGAATCCTCCACCGAGCCGCGGAGAGCCCTGATGATCAGCCTGATCACCGCGGGCTCGGCCGTGCTGTTCGCGGCGGCGCTGTTCGCGCGCAAGCTCATGGTCAGCTAA
- a CDS encoding methyltransferase domain-containing protein, giving the protein MDRTRRLLRSLTKDARLVEVGPSFNPLAPKRDGWNTFVIDHASRDNLVAKYTAHEGVDTARIEEVDFVWQGGSLADAVPVDQHGTFDAFIASHVIEHTTDVVTFLKAAETLIRPDGVVILAVPDKRKCFDFYRHPSSTGDALAAFLEKRSRHDARTHFEAVMRTVHKGGAPGWRVDDVREGVLSMPFDQAQAQLGLAARPEYVDAHNWIFVPSSFRLMLLELAAMGHLDLRVEEIAEAEATEFYAWLRKGREPIGAAELQVARRNLMDLTILELSQQLRQLPAALDSRDHPAAPFFDQIKEADFRVEAMQIVLSAVLASTGWGGLDRRKFRTLIAEASRSIPDDGPAAVQHVVLLEEARKVLGSEE; this is encoded by the coding sequence ATGGACCGGACACGACGCCTTCTGCGATCGCTGACCAAGGATGCCCGCCTCGTCGAGGTCGGGCCGAGCTTCAACCCGCTCGCGCCGAAGCGGGACGGCTGGAACACCTTCGTCATCGATCACGCGTCCCGCGACAATCTCGTGGCCAAGTACACGGCCCACGAGGGCGTCGACACGGCCCGGATCGAGGAGGTGGATTTCGTCTGGCAGGGCGGCTCCCTGGCGGATGCGGTGCCCGTCGATCAGCACGGCACGTTCGACGCCTTCATCGCCAGCCACGTCATCGAGCACACCACCGACGTGGTCACCTTCCTCAAGGCCGCCGAGACGCTGATCCGGCCGGACGGGGTCGTCATCCTCGCGGTGCCGGACAAGCGGAAGTGTTTCGACTTCTATCGCCATCCCTCCAGCACGGGCGATGCCCTGGCCGCCTTCCTGGAGAAGCGCTCCCGCCACGACGCCCGCACCCACTTCGAGGCCGTGATGCGGACGGTCCACAAGGGCGGCGCACCGGGCTGGCGTGTCGACGATGTCCGGGAGGGTGTCCTCTCCATGCCGTTCGATCAGGCGCAGGCGCAGCTCGGCCTCGCCGCGCGGCCGGAATACGTCGACGCCCACAACTGGATCTTCGTGCCGTCGAGCTTCCGACTGATGCTTCTGGAACTGGCGGCGATGGGCCACCTGGATCTGCGCGTCGAGGAGATCGCCGAGGCGGAAGCCACGGAGTTCTACGCCTGGCTGCGCAAGGGCAGGGAGCCGATCGGGGCCGCCGAACTCCAGGTCGCGCGCAGGAACCTGATGGATCTGACGATCCTGGAACTGTCACAGCAGTTGAGACAGCTGCCGGCCGCGCTGGACAGCCGGGACCATCCGGCAGCCCCGTTCTTCGACCAGATCAAGGAGGCGGATTTCCGCGTGGAGGCGATGCAGATCGTCCTGTCCGCCGTTCTGGCCAGCACCGGCTGGGGCGGCCTTGATCGCAGGAAGTTCAGGACCCTGATCGCCGAAGCGAGCCGGTCGATCCCCGATGACGGTCCCGCCGCCGTGCAGCACGTCGTCCTGCTGGAGGAAGCGCGCAAGGTTCTGGGCTCCGAAGAGTAG
- the cysC gene encoding adenylyl-sulfate kinase, with product MVTPSITKSCTLSLKVKGIERQALKQPGGASDDRNLTWQTLQPRESRWRALGQRPVIAWLTGLSGAGKSSIAMAVDRALTGAGRATMVLDGDNLRHGLNKDLNFTEDDRIENIRRTAEVARLMAEAGLVTIVSLISPFRVERDAARATAGDIPFLEIFVDTPLKLCEARDPKGLYVRARSGEIPNFTGVSAPYEAPLGPDLVLATAGRHVAASAQPLIDVLLRLSAQRNPSAKSVNAQVSSLSSSGI from the coding sequence GTGGTTACACCGTCGATCACGAAATCGTGTACGCTCTCCCTCAAGGTCAAAGGCATCGAGAGGCAAGCTTTGAAACAGCCGGGCGGCGCAAGCGATGATCGCAATCTGACTTGGCAGACCCTGCAGCCGCGCGAGTCTCGTTGGCGCGCGCTTGGTCAGCGGCCCGTCATCGCATGGCTTACCGGACTGTCCGGTGCAGGCAAGTCTTCGATCGCTATGGCTGTCGATCGTGCTTTGACCGGCGCGGGGCGCGCCACCATGGTGCTCGATGGAGATAATCTCCGACATGGCCTCAACAAAGATCTCAATTTTACTGAAGACGATCGCATCGAGAATATTCGGCGGACCGCAGAGGTGGCGAGACTCATGGCAGAGGCTGGCCTCGTGACAATCGTCTCGCTGATCTCGCCATTCCGTGTGGAGCGAGACGCGGCACGGGCAACGGCAGGCGATATTCCCTTCCTCGAAATCTTCGTCGATACGCCCCTGAAGCTCTGCGAGGCGCGAGATCCGAAGGGCCTCTACGTTCGCGCGAGATCCGGCGAGATCCCCAATTTCACCGGTGTTTCCGCACCCTACGAAGCACCTCTGGGGCCGGATCTGGTCCTGGCCACGGCGGGCCGCCACGTCGCCGCCTCGGCACAACCCTTGATTGACGTCCTGCTGCGGTTAAGCGCCCAGCGCAACCCATCGGCCAAATCAGTCAATGCGCAAGTGAGTAGCCTATCCTCATCAGGAATATGA
- a CDS encoding WcbI family polysaccharide biosynthesis putative acetyltransferase yields MAQTIRKQVLFVGNCNAHDLSLAFSALDALRGDFEFHHLALHATPIPSPEIRQIAQDAHAVFIQNIAEAERFKEEHVPSGVRCFGYPNLMRRALWPFDGLVYGRDALAEADAAKAGFIRFPDGLLGKLRTDVPDPEERFIAYRDLKASGINRNFTRLLEMEDEMLTHIDSIFECQLGRYVREQTRTDQLFHWLGHPSGLLYAALMGYCCAKLDLPDVRPQPGAVDGWSTMQVPVHPRVAEQLGLEWATPERVYTYAPLGQVTWEQYVKHYIQILG; encoded by the coding sequence ATGGCTCAGACAATCCGGAAGCAGGTTCTGTTCGTCGGAAATTGCAACGCGCATGATCTGTCTCTGGCATTCTCCGCCCTGGATGCTTTGCGCGGTGACTTCGAGTTCCATCATCTGGCCCTGCACGCGACGCCGATCCCCTCTCCGGAGATCAGGCAGATCGCGCAGGACGCGCATGCCGTCTTCATCCAGAACATCGCCGAGGCCGAGCGATTCAAGGAGGAGCACGTTCCCAGCGGCGTCCGGTGCTTCGGCTATCCCAACCTCATGCGGCGGGCGCTGTGGCCGTTCGACGGGCTGGTGTACGGGCGTGACGCCCTCGCCGAGGCCGACGCGGCCAAAGCCGGCTTCATCCGGTTCCCCGACGGGCTCCTCGGCAAGCTGAGAACCGACGTTCCGGATCCCGAGGAGCGCTTCATCGCCTATCGCGACTTGAAGGCGTCCGGCATCAACCGGAACTTCACTCGTCTCCTCGAGATGGAAGACGAGATGCTGACCCACATCGACAGCATCTTCGAATGTCAGCTTGGCCGGTACGTGCGGGAACAGACCCGGACGGACCAGCTCTTCCACTGGCTGGGTCACCCGAGCGGCCTCCTGTACGCCGCCCTGATGGGGTATTGCTGCGCGAAGCTCGATCTTCCCGATGTCAGGCCGCAGCCCGGGGCCGTCGATGGCTGGTCGACCATGCAGGTCCCGGTCCATCCCCGCGTGGCGGAGCAACTCGGACTGGAATGGGCGACGCCTGAGCGGGTCTATACCTACGCACCCCTCGGGCAGGTCACCTGGGAGCAGTACGTGAAGCACTACATCCAGATCCTCGGTTGA
- a CDS encoding HAD-IIIC family phosphatase, whose protein sequence is MKAEDLTWLPPPPDDWRDRVAAALADGDRQRAWSSLVALARTRLDFVQTARVNAALLKLFPEAPAHLTTRPVRLAVLGSATQTHLFPALRVAALRRGIWLALYEPDYGQYRQELEDPSPELRAFGADTVLFALDAHHLTQGVRDLADLQAADDAVARSVDGLARCWRAAQDRLGCRVLQQTVLPVFPALFGSNEHRMPGSRHRAVTRLNALIRDRADAAGVDLVAVDDGAARYGIAAWHNPVLWHRAKQEVSPTVSPLYGEWVARILAARQGLSAKCLVFDLDNTLWGGVVGDDGLDGIVIGNGDALGEAFLALQHYGLDQARRGILLAVCSKNDEANALAPFDSHPEMALRRKDIACFVANWDDKAANIRAIARRLNIGLDSLVFVDDNPFERNLVRTELPMVAVPEVPDDPALVPQCLADAGYFEGVVLTEEDRDRTAQYRQNAEREAALDGATDIAAYLRSLDMVLAWSHFDTTNLARIVQLINKTNQFNLTTKRYGEDEIRALMADPEAVGLHFRLTDRFGDNGLIAVVIGLRRGAELVLDTWLMSCRVLKRRVEEATLEVIAAEAERLGATALVGAYRPTPKNGMVRGHYEQLGFRLAEEAEDGTTHWRLDLGGRQRPDLPMQLVKLDR, encoded by the coding sequence ATGAAGGCCGAGGACCTCACCTGGCTGCCGCCGCCGCCGGACGACTGGCGCGACCGCGTCGCGGCCGCCCTGGCGGACGGCGACCGCCAGCGCGCGTGGTCGAGCCTCGTCGCCCTGGCGCGGACGCGGCTCGACTTCGTCCAGACGGCTCGGGTGAACGCCGCGCTCCTGAAGCTGTTTCCGGAGGCACCCGCGCATCTGACCACGCGGCCGGTGCGGCTCGCGGTCCTCGGCTCGGCGACGCAGACGCATCTCTTCCCGGCCCTGCGGGTCGCCGCCCTGCGCCGCGGGATCTGGCTCGCGCTGTATGAGCCGGATTATGGCCAGTACAGGCAGGAACTCGAGGATCCGAGCCCGGAACTCCGGGCGTTCGGGGCCGACACTGTCCTGTTCGCCCTCGACGCGCACCATCTCACGCAGGGCGTGCGGGATCTCGCCGATCTCCAGGCCGCGGACGACGCGGTGGCCCGCTCGGTGGACGGACTCGCGCGCTGCTGGCGCGCCGCCCAGGACCGACTGGGCTGCCGGGTGCTGCAGCAGACCGTGCTGCCGGTCTTCCCGGCCCTGTTCGGCAGCAACGAGCATCGGATGCCCGGGTCACGCCACCGCGCCGTGACGCGCCTGAACGCCCTGATCCGCGACCGGGCAGACGCGGCCGGCGTCGACCTCGTCGCCGTCGACGACGGCGCCGCCCGGTACGGGATCGCGGCCTGGCACAATCCCGTGCTCTGGCACCGGGCCAAGCAGGAGGTCTCGCCGACAGTCTCGCCGCTCTACGGCGAATGGGTCGCCCGGATCCTGGCCGCGCGGCAGGGCCTGTCGGCCAAGTGCCTCGTGTTCGACCTCGACAACACCCTCTGGGGCGGGGTGGTCGGCGACGACGGGCTCGACGGCATCGTCATCGGCAACGGCGACGCTTTGGGCGAGGCCTTCCTGGCGCTCCAGCATTACGGCCTCGATCAGGCCCGGCGCGGCATCCTCCTGGCTGTCTGCTCGAAGAACGACGAGGCGAACGCGCTGGCCCCCTTCGACAGCCATCCGGAAATGGCGTTGCGCCGCAAGGACATTGCCTGCTTCGTCGCCAATTGGGACGACAAGGCCGCCAACATCCGCGCCATCGCCCGGCGGCTCAACATCGGGCTCGACAGCCTCGTCTTCGTCGACGACAACCCCTTCGAGCGCAACCTCGTCCGCACCGAACTCCCGATGGTGGCGGTCCCGGAGGTGCCGGACGATCCGGCCCTGGTCCCGCAATGCCTCGCCGATGCCGGCTATTTCGAGGGCGTGGTCCTGACCGAGGAGGATCGCGACCGCACCGCCCAGTACCGGCAGAACGCCGAACGGGAGGCGGCCCTCGACGGCGCGACCGACATCGCCGCCTACCTGCGCAGCCTCGACATGGTGCTGGCGTGGTCGCATTTCGACACCACGAACCTCGCCCGCATCGTGCAGCTGATCAACAAGACCAATCAGTTCAACCTGACGACGAAGCGCTACGGCGAGGACGAGATCCGCGCCCTCATGGCCGACCCGGAGGCGGTCGGCCTCCACTTCCGCCTGACGGACCGCTTCGGCGACAACGGCCTCATCGCCGTCGTGATCGGCCTCAGGCGCGGCGCCGAGCTCGTCCTGGACACGTGGCTCATGAGCTGCCGGGTGCTCAAGCGGCGGGTCGAGGAGGCGACGCTGGAGGTCATCGCCGCCGAGGCCGAGCGGCTGGGCGCCACGGCGCTAGTCGGCGCGTACCGGCCGACCCCGAAGAACGGCATGGTGCGCGGCCACTACGAGCAACTCGGGTTCCGCCTCGCGGAGGAAGCCGAGGACGGCACCACGCACTGGCGGCTCGACCTGGGCGGCCGTCAGCGCCCCGATCTCCCGATGCAACTGGTGAAGCTGGACCGATGA
- a CDS encoding acyl carrier protein, with amino-acid sequence MTDDAIYAGLTEIFRDFLADDTIVLTPETTADDVEGWDSSSHINILLAAEERFGVRMTSAEIEKLTSIGALVDLIRSKNPKL; translated from the coding sequence ATGACCGACGACGCAATCTACGCCGGCCTGACCGAGATCTTCCGCGACTTCCTCGCCGACGATACGATCGTGCTGACGCCGGAGACCACGGCCGACGACGTCGAGGGCTGGGATTCGTCGAGCCACATCAACATCCTGCTCGCGGCCGAGGAGCGGTTCGGCGTTCGCATGACCAGCGCCGAGATCGAGAAGCTGACGAGCATCGGCGCCCTGGTCGACCTGATCCGGTCCAAGAACCCGAAACTCTGA
- a CDS encoding SDR family NAD(P)-dependent oxidoreductase: MAAIAARTFTLDDQHAFAALSGDSNPMHLDAKAARRTQAGRVVVHGVHAVLWALDAGAGATLAGLETLTVRFDRMIYVGDRCEVHSGRRGGAGPAFDIVVGDAVVTRIDIGSGGGAPVAAEAIGHVFDRAARASALEAAFPRAAAAFGAGMLADLAGLSQLVGMVEPGLHSIFRGFAVARQDSERGDTMRFGVVRDDERFNLVTLAVLGPALRGQVEAFRRAPPVAQPGVADLRGLVAADAFAGRSALVVGGSRGLGELTAKLLALGGAAVTITYAMGDSEAAAVAEEVRAAGGACDVIRLDVRQPIAGQLPAGRAFDRLFYFATPFIFGKRGKALDLALLDEMMGFYVRSFYEVCEALRRTGDHPIGVFYPSSVAVESRPANMTEYAMAKAAGEVLCADLPRLLKGVRAQVRRLPRLQTDQTSSVQPVETGSAVDEMLAAIQSLA, translated from the coding sequence TTGGCCGCCATCGCCGCGCGTACCTTCACCCTCGACGATCAGCACGCCTTCGCGGCGCTGTCGGGGGATTCCAACCCGATGCACCTCGACGCGAAGGCGGCCCGGCGGACGCAGGCGGGGCGCGTGGTGGTGCACGGGGTGCACGCCGTGCTGTGGGCGCTGGACGCCGGCGCCGGGGCGACGCTGGCCGGGCTGGAAACGCTGACGGTGCGCTTCGACCGCATGATCTACGTGGGTGACCGCTGCGAGGTTCACTCCGGCCGCCGCGGCGGCGCGGGCCCCGCGTTCGACATCGTCGTCGGCGACGCGGTCGTCACCCGCATCGACATCGGATCCGGAGGCGGGGCGCCGGTCGCCGCCGAGGCCATCGGGCATGTCTTCGACCGTGCGGCGCGGGCTTCCGCGCTTGAGGCCGCGTTCCCGCGGGCGGCCGCCGCGTTCGGGGCCGGGATGCTCGCCGATCTCGCGGGTCTTTCTCAGCTCGTGGGCATGGTGGAACCGGGCCTGCACTCCATCTTCCGCGGCTTCGCGGTGGCGCGTCAGGACAGCGAGCGCGGCGACACCATGCGGTTCGGCGTGGTTCGCGACGACGAGCGCTTCAACCTCGTCACCCTGGCGGTGCTCGGCCCGGCCTTGCGCGGGCAGGTCGAGGCCTTCCGGCGGGCGCCGCCGGTGGCGCAGCCGGGCGTCGCGGATCTGCGGGGACTGGTGGCGGCCGATGCGTTCGCCGGGCGGTCCGCCCTGGTGGTCGGCGGCTCGCGGGGGCTCGGCGAGTTGACCGCGAAGCTGCTCGCGTTGGGTGGCGCCGCGGTTACGATCACCTACGCCATGGGCGATTCCGAGGCCGCGGCGGTGGCCGAGGAGGTCCGCGCCGCGGGCGGCGCCTGCGACGTCATCCGCCTCGACGTGCGGCAGCCCATCGCCGGCCAGCTCCCCGCGGGCCGTGCCTTCGATCGGCTCTTCTACTTCGCGACGCCGTTCATCTTCGGGAAGCGCGGCAAGGCGCTGGACCTCGCCCTCCTCGACGAGATGATGGGTTTCTACGTGCGCAGCTTCTACGAGGTCTGCGAGGCCCTGCGCCGGACCGGGGATCACCCGATCGGCGTCTTCTACCCGTCGAGCGTCGCCGTCGAGAGCCGGCCGGCCAACATGACGGAGTACGCCATGGCCAAGGCGGCCGGCGAGGTGCTCTGCGCCGACCTGCCCCGGCTCCTCAAGGGCGTGCGCGCGCAGGTGCGCCGGCTGCCGCGCCTGCAGACCGATCAGACGTCGAGCGTCCAGCCGGTCGAGACGGGCTCGGCGGTCGACGAGATGCTGGCGGCCATCCAGAGCCTCGCCTGA
- a CDS encoding FkbM family methyltransferase: MDVELLTMFNAVIAFRDNLDAGPHILSSELDFLSFATRMAPLSNAQLLQDLWVLYELKEKRNGYFVEFGACDGMSLSNTLLLEKTYGWQGALAEPSRAWHEALYRNRDCYISDKCVYRTDGAEVQFNEVDIGELSGMKDLVESDFHAHFRQEGRQYSVETISLARFLAEARAPKRIDYMSIDVEGGEFDVLQSFDFSRHDIALISVEHNFSGTREKIYDLLTGHGYRPRFRQFSLFDDWYVRPDLIVAQS, encoded by the coding sequence ATGGACGTCGAACTCCTGACGATGTTCAACGCCGTCATCGCATTCAGGGACAACCTGGACGCCGGACCCCACATCCTCAGCTCCGAGCTCGACTTCCTGTCCTTCGCCACCCGGATGGCACCGCTGTCCAACGCGCAGCTGCTGCAGGATCTCTGGGTCCTGTACGAGCTGAAGGAGAAGCGGAACGGCTACTTCGTGGAGTTCGGCGCCTGCGATGGCATGAGCCTCAGCAACACGCTCCTCCTCGAGAAGACGTATGGCTGGCAGGGTGCCCTCGCGGAGCCTTCTCGGGCTTGGCACGAGGCGCTGTACAGGAACCGCGACTGCTACATCAGCGACAAATGCGTCTACAGGACCGACGGCGCCGAGGTTCAGTTCAACGAGGTGGATATCGGCGAGTTGTCCGGCATGAAGGACCTCGTGGAGAGCGACTTCCACGCGCATTTCCGGCAGGAGGGACGGCAGTACAGCGTCGAGACGATCTCCCTCGCGCGGTTCCTCGCGGAGGCGCGGGCGCCGAAGCGGATCGACTACATGAGCATCGACGTCGAGGGCGGTGAGTTCGACGTGCTGCAGAGCTTCGATTTCTCGCGCCACGACATCGCTTTGATCAGCGTCGAGCATAATTTCTCGGGAACCCGCGAGAAGATCTACGATCTGCTCACCGGCCACGGCTATCGCCCGCGGTTCCGCCAGTTCTCCCTGTTCGACGATTGGTACGTGCGGCCCGACCTCATCGTCGCGCAGTCCTGA
- a CDS encoding ABC transporter permease — MAALPSAQAEKTPVESYLHVLHALMLRDMRTRFGASIWGYGVVVLWPCVHVFMLIAIYTFQKMAAPLGDNRALFFASGAVPVLVFQYISREVMKAVIANRPLTYYPQVKLFDVILARILVEIVTGFLALVVVASVLVVIGSDPIPAEPITAMCGYLAAILLGIGIGTINVAIIGFFPGWLIGYALFSIILYVSSGVMFLPSYMPEKIYYWMKYNPAMQLAEWVRSAYYPYAGIQVDCLYVIMFALTTASIGLLLVKHVVAKIQA; from the coding sequence ATGGCTGCCCTTCCGTCGGCTCAGGCAGAGAAGACTCCGGTCGAGTCCTATCTGCACGTGCTGCACGCCCTGATGCTGCGGGACATGCGAACGCGGTTCGGCGCCTCGATCTGGGGCTACGGCGTGGTCGTGCTCTGGCCCTGTGTGCACGTCTTCATGCTGATCGCGATCTACACCTTCCAGAAGATGGCGGCCCCGCTTGGGGACAACCGGGCCCTGTTCTTCGCCTCGGGCGCCGTCCCGGTTCTCGTCTTCCAGTACATCTCCCGCGAGGTGATGAAGGCGGTGATCGCCAACCGTCCGCTGACCTACTATCCGCAGGTCAAGCTGTTCGACGTCATCCTGGCCCGCATCCTCGTGGAGATCGTGACCGGCTTCCTCGCACTGGTCGTCGTCGCCTCCGTCCTCGTCGTCATCGGCAGCGATCCGATTCCCGCTGAACCCATCACCGCCATGTGCGGCTATCTCGCCGCCATCCTCCTCGGGATCGGCATCGGCACCATCAACGTCGCGATCATCGGGTTCTTCCCCGGCTGGCTGATCGGCTACGCGCTGTTCAGCATCATCCTGTACGTGTCCAGCGGCGTCATGTTCCTTCCGAGCTACATGCCCGAGAAGATATACTATTGGATGAAGTACAACCCGGCCATGCAGCTGGCGGAATGGGTGCGCTCCGCCTACTATCCCTATGCCGGCATCCAGGTCGACTGCCTCTACGTGATCATGTTCGCACTGACGACCGCCAGCATCGGCCTGCTTCTGGTGAAGCACGTCGTGGCCAAGATACAGGCGTGA